The Blastomonas sp. SL216 DNA window CTGCGCATCGTGGTGTCGGACAACGGCCCCGGGCTCGATGCCCGTGCGCAGGCGCGTGCGCTCGATGGCGTGCTCCAGGCCGACGAAGCCGGCGGCAAGCCGCTGACCAAGCGTTCGGGCCTGGGCCTGCCGCTCGCCAAGAACCTGATCGAGGCGCATGGCGGACGGATGGAGCTGGTCAGCGAACCCGGCGCGGGCACCATCGTCACGATCCTGATGCCGTGATGCTGACGCTGTCTTCGCTGGACGCCATGCAGCGCCTGGGCGTGTTGCTCGCCGAAAAGGCACGGCCTGGCGATACCATCGCGCTGTCGGGCGATCTTGGCGCGGGCAAGTCGACGCTGGCGCGCGCCATTCTGGGCGCGCTCGGCTTTGCGGGTGAGGTGCCCAGCCCGACCTTCGCGCTGATCCTTCCTTACGACCCGCCCGAGGTTCGGATCCCGGTCATTCATGCCGATTTCTACCGGCTGGATGGAGCGATGGAGCTCGACGAGCTGGGGCTTGATGCCGGTGATCCAGCGCTGCTGATCGCCGAATGGCCCGAGCGTATTGGTGGGTTGGCGGGTCCCGATACGCTGCAATTGCGGATCGAGGGGAGCGATGCTAGCGAGCGCCGGATTATGGCGGCGCCCGGCACGAACTGGCAGGCGCGCTGGCGGCAGATTGCAGGTGAATGGTGTTGAGCGAGCGTGAACAGGTTATCCGTGACTTTGCCGATGCGCATGGCTGGTCGGCGGCAGACATTGAGCCTATCCTCGGCGATGCCTCGTTCCGGCGCTATTTCCGGGTCGTGGAGCCCAGCCGTGGCGCGATCCTGATGGACGCGCCGCCGCCCGA harbors:
- the tsaE gene encoding tRNA (adenosine(37)-N6)-threonylcarbamoyltransferase complex ATPase subunit type 1 TsaE is translated as MMLTLSSLDAMQRLGVLLAEKARPGDTIALSGDLGAGKSTLARAILGALGFAGEVPSPTFALILPYDPPEVRIPVIHADFYRLDGAMELDELGLDAGDPALLIAEWPERIGGLAGPDTLQLRIEGSDASERRIMAAPGTNWQARWRQIAGEWC